Within the Nitrospira sp. genome, the region CCCACCCCTGCAACGACGACTCCCCAATGGTCACGTGTCGCCAAGACCAGATCGGCTGCAATCAACGTGAGAAGGCCCAGGGCCAGGAGGCGTGTGTGACGCATGCGATCGGAGAGTCTGCCGAATGGGTAGGCTGAAACCGCGTAGACCACATTCATCACCACCATGACGAGCGGAACGGCGGCGATGGGAATTCCTCCACGCTGCGCACGAAGAACCAGAAAGGCTTCGCTGAAGCGAGCCAGCGTAAAGGTGGCTCCGAATCCAACTACCCACCAATAGCGGCGCCCTAAACGGCTCAGCGTGGTCCACTGAATGGGGTTTCTTCCCTTCGTGTCAGTGTCAGATTCAGGCTCGCGGATGCCGAAGAACAGAAGTCCCACGGCCAGAACGCCCGGGATGACGGCCACCCAAAAGACGGCCCGAAAATCATCGGCCCAGAGAAGCATCAATCCGACGGCGAGCAGCGGACCGAGACAGGCTCCCACCGTATCCAGCGATTGTCTCAAGCCAAAGGCGGCGCCGCGAAGGTGTGCCGGCGCAAGATCGGCAATCAACGCGTCACGAGGAGCGCCGCGTAGTCCTTTACCCACTCGATCGAGCACGCGGGCGCTCAGGACCACGCCAATCCCGGTGGCCAGAGCAAACAGCGGTTTGGTGACGGCACCCACGGCATAGCCCAAGACGGCCAACCCCTTCCGCTTCCCCCAATAATCACTCAACGTTCCCGAGAAGACTTTGATAAACAGAGCCACGGACTCCGCGAGTCCCTCGACCACACCGACCGCGATGGTGCTAGTCCCAAGGACGGTCACCATGAATACCGGCAGCAGGCTGTGGATCATTTCCGACGAGACGTCCATCAGCAGACTGACGAAGCCCAACACCCAGATGCCCGATGGGATGTCGCGGAGAGAGTGTCCTGGTTGTCGATGAACGGTCACAGCCTGGCTTCTAACTCAGCATGGGCGTTGAACGCAGAAGATGCACCGAAGGGATGGGCTGATTCT harbors:
- a CDS encoding MFS transporter, with product MTVHRQPGHSLRDIPSGIWVLGFVSLLMDVSSEMIHSLLPVFMVTVLGTSTIAVGVVEGLAESVALFIKVFSGTLSDYWGKRKGLAVLGYAVGAVTKPLFALATGIGVVLSARVLDRVGKGLRGAPRDALIADLAPAHLRGAAFGLRQSLDTVGACLGPLLAVGLMLLWADDFRAVFWVAVIPGVLAVGLLFFGIREPESDTDTKGRNPIQWTTLSRLGRRYWWVVGFGATFTLARFSEAFLVLRAQRGGIPIAAVPLVMVVMNVVYAVSAYPFGRLSDRMRHTRLLALGLLTLIAADLVLATRDHWGVVVAGVGLWGFHLGMTQGLLATMIAEAAPADLRGTGFGLFNLASGIAMLIASALAGFLWDQYGPAMTFYAGAAFCLLALMGLILYQLEHEQ